GATGCCAGCTATGTTTCAGCGACCTAACTGGCCTTATTTCTCCCGCTGTAAATGTTCATCTCGACCATATGGTGCCTTTGGCTTCGGGAGGCAGTAACGATCCCACAAATTTTCAGCTCGCATGCAAAAAATGTAACACCTCAAAAGGATCTAAATTGAAGGCGGAACCTGCGAGGTTCATGCCGTACTGGTAGGTTTGCTAATACCAAGCTGCGTTGATCGGAACCGATCGGCGGAGGTCCTCAGTGGCAAGTGTGGCGCTTCCGTGCCACAAGGCGCGCGGCCCCTTGGGCCTAACCAAGCTGCATGAGTTTCACTCAATGCAGCTTGGTATAACACCTTCTAAACGGCTTGTCGGCGGCCTTCGTAGACATCGAGGGCCTGATTGATGCGCCTGCGGTCATCATCGTTGCCGCCTAGCACAGCGGCTCCGGATGCGGTCGAAGCGTGAAATTGGATGCGACCGCAGGGATTGGCGTGCCGACGGTAACGAAGATGCGTGCTGAACGGCGTTGCTTCCGTTGGATTGAGGAATAACGACATGGGGTGTTCGGGCGCAGTGCTGAAACGAAATAGCCGAAGGCGACATTCGTTAAGAGTGGCAATTTGATGACCGACACCGGAGACCAAGTCCTTACGCCATGAGGGGAACATGTTTCCTCAAGCAGAGGTCAGAGGTTTGAAGCAAAACCTACCGTTCCTGGTCCGCCAGGGGGCTCATCGTATAATTAAAATCCGGCGAGACTCAGCGTTCATACATTTGAAACGGAACGCAAGGTATCAGTCAGGCAAACGAATCAACAATAACACCGGCACAAGATTGATATATTTCAGTCGTGAGCAATATGAAGGGCGACAAGAAAAGCCCCTATTGCTGAGAAAATGCTGGAAATTAGCAGGCCCGTAACAGAAATTTGGCTGGAAGTTACAAGAGACAACACCGTAGACAGACCTGCGCCAAGTATGATGCCGCCAATTGTTCCAAAATGCCGAAAAATTCTGTTATGTGAACTGCTTGTCAAATACTGTTGCGCTTGCTGGACATGCGCCGCAGAAATGCCGTCAGATTGATGCCTCTTTGAGATCTTTACGGATTCTTCGACTAAATCGCCAATATACGCCGCTATCACCTCGTTGAGAGTAGCAAACGCGCTCTGAGAAAATGGTTGCGCATCGACCCTAGAGAGAATCGGATCTAATTTATCTTTAGCAAAAATAGCAACAGACTTCTCATCCATTCTTGGGCTCCAGTGTCCGAGATGGATTTGCGCTGCTCATATTTATTGTTGATAAATACGCAAAAACAAGCATGTTCTTTATTCTTCTCACTTTCTTATTTTTCGCACGAAAAAAGATTATAAATAGAATCATAGATGAAAAGAACAATATTATCACCAACACAACAGCAATAGTAAATATTGTTTCTTTTGTAAAAATTACACTATTAAGCGCTAATGGTTTGTCCAGAGCAATATAGCTCGCAATATTGCTGACAACTGCTGCGATAGTACTTACGGCGGTAGCAACCGCGGTAGCAACCTCTACCTTTTTGTTTTCTGGCCACAAGCTCTTCATCTTCGACCAGATTTTTGGCAATGCTCGCATCGGCAGATATCTCTAATTTCACAGCAAAATCGTGGCCTTTGACGGATTATATCCCATCCCCCCGACCCTCCAGGCAGTCATGTCAAGGATACCGCCAATCCCCCAATTGAGTGATTATTGGCGAAACGTAACCTCATGAAAAGCTAATTGAGGCGACAGCTTTGCTCGGCAAACAGAAACCCTCGGTTCCGTACGTGCGGTCAATTTGAGGGCTGAAAGCTCCGGCCTGACGATCTGGTTCTTGAATCGGGAAGCAGAACCTCACCAGAACTGAAATGGCGGCTTCGTGGAGGCGTTGTTCGTATTTTCAGAACGCGACATAGCGAAGAACCGGCGTAGGAGAAGTTAGAGTCCGTCCGCGAAGTTTCCTATGATTTCCGGAGCCTTGCGATTCTGCGCAGCATGAGGCGAATCATGGCGAGACGCAGGAAGGCCAGAGCCATCCGGGACAGGTTCTCGAAGTCCTTGGCAAGGCGTCGGCAGCGGCCGAGCCAGCCGAAGGTACGTTCGACGATCCAGCGTTTTGGCAGCACCTCGAATCCCTTGGTGGTGTCGGAGCGCTTGACGATTTCCAGGTGCCACATCCCCAGTTCGCGCACCGCCGCCGCCGTGGAAGCTCCTTGGTAGCCGCCGTCGGCGAAGACGCGCTCGATGAACGGGAACAGGCGGCGGACCTCCTTTAGCACCGGCAACGCACCATCGCGGTCCTGGACATCGGCGGGCTGGATGTGGGCCGCCAGGATCATGGCGAGCCTGTCGACGACGATGTGCCGCTTCTTACCTTTGACTTTCTTACCTGCGTCATAGCCAGACGGGTCGATCCGCGCCCCCCTTTTTCCGCGCCCTTGACGCTCTGGCTGTCAATGATCGCCGCCGTCGGGCTGGCTTCCTTGCCCACCAATTCCCGCACCTCGACAAAGAGTGCGTGGTGGATACGGGCCAGGGTGCTATCCCATTCCCACAGCCCGAGATACTCATGCACCGTGCTCTTGGGCGGCAGGTCCTTGGGCAGGGCCCGCCACTGGCAACCGGTCATCAGCACGTAGAAAACGCCATTCAGCACCTCGCGGATGTTCACCGTCCGCCACCGGCCGCCCCGCTTCGCCGGTGGGATCAGCGGTTCCACCAGCGCCCATTCCTCATCCGTCAGGTCGCTAGGGTAGCGCAACCCATGCCGCTCATAGACCCTCCGGTTTTCCTTCGTCCACATCCTGCCCCCCCCGAATTCGTTTGGGAAGCCATGGAATCACAAATGATTCATCGGACTCAACAACCTTCCGGACGGGCTCTTAAGGGCGAGATAAAAGCATGTGCTCACTTCAGCCGCAAGCCATTGACATGACTTGCGCTTTTCCGTACTACGCCGGTCTAAAGTGAGCATGTTCTCCCATATTGTCTAATGCTTTCGTAATTGCTCACGTAGCTGGCAAAATTGGTTGCGCGGGGGCTCCAAATATGAGTCAGCGTATGGATGAAACTTCCGATTCGCTATCTCCTGAGTGACGCCGAGAAAGACGCCCTGCTGACGGAGCAGGCGGCGCTGATCGAGCGCATGGCGGCACGGATTGCCGAGCTTGAGGCGTCAGTCGGCAAGCCGAAGAAGACCTCGTCCAATTCGCATATCCCACCGTCAAAAGATGGCCCGGGCCGAGAAAACCGGAAGCCCCAGCTCCCTCGGAAGCAGCGGCCATCGCGTCCTGGCGTGTCGCGCCCGTTGACCGAAACCCCGGACAAGACCGAGCGCCGGATGGCCGATATCTGCCCGCATTGCGGAACGGCCACGCCCGAGGCGGGGCAGCGTTGCCGCCATCGCTATGACCATATCGACCTTCCGCCGATCCGCCCGGTGGTGACGCGGGTCGAACTGTTCGGCGGCCGGTGCGGCTGCGGCAAGCGTTATCGGGCCGAGGCTCCCGCCGGCATGGAGCCGGGGACGCCATTCGGGCCGGGCATCCGCTCGCTGCTGCTCTATCTCCATCACAGCCACCATGTCGGCTTCGAGCGACTGTCGCGGATGCTCCAGGAATTGTTCGGCTTGGCCATCTCAGAAGGCGCCATCGCCAATGCCTTTCGGCAGAGCCAAGCCGGTTTGGACCAAGCCCGGGCGGCGATCAAAGCCAAGCTGCTGACCGCCCGAATCATCGCCTCGGACGAAACCACCACCCGCGTCGATGGTGTGACCCAGTAGCAATGGGTGTTCATCTCGGATCAGGCGGTTCTGCATGAAATCGCCCCGCGCCGGGCCAAGAGCGTCGCCGAAACCATGCTGAACGGTCACCGGCCCGAAATCTGGGTTTCGGATCGCTATGCAGGGCAACAGGATCTGGCCCGCGTCCATCAAGTCTGTCTCGCCCATGTTTTGCGCGACGTGCAATACGCCATCGACAGCGGCGACACGGTGGTCGCGCCAAAAATCCGCGACCATCTGCGATGGGCCATCCGGGTCGGCAAGCGACGATCCGACTTGAAGAACAGCACGCTGGCCGCCTATGCGGCGAAGGCCGAACGACGCCTCGACGCCCTGGTCGGCCACCCCGCCGCCCATCCCGCCGGACGGCTTTTGCAGCGGCAAATCAAGGCGTGGGGCGCGCCAAGTTCTTCGTCTTCCTGACCGACCGAAGCGTGCCGCCCACCAACAACGTCTCCGAACGGGAAATCAGGCCCTCCGTCGTCTTCCGCAAGGTCACCAACGGATTCCGCTCCGACTGGGGCGCCCAAATCCATGCCGGATACCGATCCGTCACCGGCACCGCCCGCCTGAAAGGCCAGACGGCCTTCGCCGCTGTTCGCGCCCTCGTCGATGGCCAATTCGCC
The DNA window shown above is from Rhodospirillum rubrum ATCC 11170 and carries:
- a CDS encoding IS5-like element ISRhru6 family transposase (programmed frameshift); translated protein: MWTKENRRVYERHGLRYPSDLTDEEWALVEPLIPPAKRGGRWRTVNIREVLNGVFYVLMTGCQWRALPKDLPPKSTVHEYLGLWEWDSTLARIHHALFVEVRELVGKEASPTAAIIDSQSVKGAGKRGARIDPSGYDAGKKVKGKKRHIVVDRLAMILAAHIQPADVQDRDGALPVLKEVRRLFPFIERVFADGGYQGASTAAAVRELGMWHLEIVKRSDTTKGFEVLPKRWIVERTFGWLGRCRRLAKDFENLSRMALAFLRLAMIRLMLRRIARLRKS